The proteins below come from a single Burkholderia humptydooensis genomic window:
- a CDS encoding carboxymuconolactone decarboxylase family protein, producing MHQPALAAGTIDERGKRLIALAIAVAMQCDDCIGYYVHEALRAGASDHEILDAAGVAVMMGGGPAVVYACHVYEALEQFSAAAAEPPVPPDAVLAGTATVDDPD from the coding sequence ATGCATCAGCCGGCGCTCGCGGCCGGCACGATCGACGAGCGCGGCAAGCGGCTGATCGCGCTCGCGATCGCGGTTGCGATGCAATGCGACGATTGCATCGGCTACTACGTGCACGAAGCGTTGCGCGCGGGCGCATCCGATCACGAGATTCTCGACGCCGCGGGCGTCGCGGTGATGATGGGCGGCGGGCCGGCCGTCGTTTATGCGTGTCACGTCTACGAGGCGCTCGAGCAGTTTTCGGCCGCCGCGGCGGAGCCGCCCGTGCCGCCCGATGCGGTGCTGGCCGGCACGGCGACTGTCGACGATCCCGATTGA